From the Bacteriovorax sp. Seq25_V genome, one window contains:
- the pstS gene encoding phosphate ABC transporter substrate-binding protein PstS, which produces MKKLLLSVLALFSVQALAITKINGAGASFPYAIYSKWFSEYSKIHSTIQFNYQPIGSGGGIRQFVSETVDFGASDAILNEKDRAKAKHKVMHIPTVLGAVAVSYNVSEINNGIKLDGQTLANIYLGKINKWNDAAIVKLNPTLNLPAKDILVVRRADGSGTTSIFTEYLSAVSAEWENKVGTGKSVRWVTGVGAKGNDGVTALIKQTDGTIGYIDLAHAQKNNLSVAALKNKNGEFIIPDVNAVSLAAANFKRAGDDFTGSIINAAGSGAYPVSAFTYLLISLKEKDSIQTEIHKFIKWALTDGQKYAQPLFYAPLPKNLSSDVLEAVNKL; this is translated from the coding sequence ATGAAAAAACTTCTACTTTCTGTACTTGCACTATTTTCAGTTCAAGCACTAGCAATCACTAAAATAAATGGAGCAGGCGCATCTTTTCCATATGCAATTTATTCAAAATGGTTTTCAGAATATTCAAAAATTCATTCAACAATTCAGTTCAACTATCAACCAATCGGTTCTGGTGGTGGAATCAGACAATTTGTTTCTGAGACAGTAGACTTTGGTGCATCAGATGCAATTCTGAATGAAAAGGATAGAGCTAAGGCAAAGCATAAGGTTATGCACATCCCAACAGTTCTAGGAGCTGTTGCGGTTTCTTATAATGTTTCTGAGATCAACAACGGAATCAAGCTAGATGGTCAAACACTGGCAAATATCTACCTTGGAAAAATTAATAAGTGGAATGATGCCGCTATTGTAAAACTAAACCCAACGCTCAATCTACCAGCAAAAGATATTCTTGTAGTAAGAAGAGCAGATGGTTCAGGGACAACATCGATTTTCACTGAATACTTAAGTGCTGTTAGTGCTGAATGGGAAAATAAAGTTGGTACTGGTAAATCTGTTCGCTGGGTTACAGGTGTTGGAGCGAAGGGTAATGATGGAGTTACAGCACTTATTAAGCAAACAGATGGAACTATTGGTTATATTGATTTAGCTCACGCTCAAAAAAATAATCTTTCAGTAGCTGCTCTGAAAAATAAAAATGGCGAATTCATTATCCCAGATGTAAATGCAGTTTCTCTTGCTGCCGCAAACTTTAAACGAGCAGGTGATGATTTCACAGGGTCAATTATCAATGCAGCAGGTTCTGGTGCATATCCAGTTTCAGCATTCACTTACCTGCTTATTTCTTTGAAAGAAAAAGACTCTATTCAAACAGAGATTCATAAATTTATAAAATGGGCCCTCACTGATGGACAGAAATATGCACAACCTCTCTTCTATGCACCTCTACCAAAAAATCTAAGTAGCGATGTACTTGAGGCGGTCAACAAGCTATAA